Proteins from one Setaria italica strain Yugu1 chromosome V, Setaria_italica_v2.0, whole genome shotgun sequence genomic window:
- the LOC101762050 gene encoding FBD-associated F-box protein At5g60610, protein MEQQHPPPLITMEAMLEQMVSLGMGAEMVNPAMDLMYDFLGTFLPSPPVSATASLSADSSPPGGGSEDHLSALPDQILRNVVSRLPAKDAARTAILSSRWRPLWRSAPLVLVDAQLLQSAGAEDSPLRADFGSVTAAVSRVLEVHRGPFRFVHLTRSSMGAHRAELALWLDLLAVKGVEEFVFVNRPWPLDVPLPATIFSLASVKRLYLGAWRFPNTSALPRGSAFPHLLDLGLGCVAMEDRDYDFILAKSPILETLVVYASQKHVNLRIISRSLRCVQLCMCIVHGVSLVDAPSLERLFLWDARVPTPRAIDKKICTRVKFGHAPNLCFVGYLVPGVHVLEVGNTIIKVETRASPSTIVPSVKVLALLVHFEVRNEAKMIPSFLKCFPNIQTLHIKSAKSDQPAGKLNQKFWQEHSGIECVQSHIREMVFHEYRGEHSELSFLKFILENAQVLRDMVIVFVRGSLSSGDNAAAKLMKDLSSVKKASENCRLVIMESSISMGGTSWSCQVASNFDVADPFYYCY, encoded by the exons ATGGAGCAGCAGCATCCGCCGCCGCTGATCACCATGGAGGCGATGCTGGAACAGATGGTGAGTCTCGGCATGGGCGCGGAGATGGTGAACCCCGCCATGGACCTCATGTACGACTTCCTGGGCACCTTTCTCCCCAGCCCGCccgtctccgccaccgcctccctctCTGCCGACTCCTCAccccccggcggcggctccgagGACCACCTCAGCGCCCTCCCGGACCAGATCCTCCGCAACGTCGTCTCGCGCCTCCCCGCCAAGGACGCCGCGCGCACCGCCATCCTCTCCTCTCGCTGGCGCCCGCTCTGGCGCTCCGCGCCGCTCGTTCTCGTCGACGCCCAGCTCCTCCAATCGGCCGGCGCCGAGGACTCACCCCTGCGCGCGGACTTCGgctccgtcaccgccgccgtgtCCCGCGTCCTGGAGGTCCACCGGGGCCCCTTCCGCTTCGTCCACCTCACCCGCAGCTCCATGGGCGCGCACCGCGCCGAGCTCGCGCTCTGGCTCGACCTCCTCGCCGTCAAGGGCGTCGAGGAGTTCGTCTTCGTTAACCGCCCCTGGCCGCTCGACGTTCCCCTCCCCGCTACGATCTTCAGCCTTGCCTCCGTCAAGCGCCTCTACCTCGGGGCTTGGAGGTTCCCTAACACCTCCGCTCTCCCGCGCGGCTCGGCGTTCCCGCACCTGCTTGATCTCGGCCTCGGCTGCGTTGCCATGGAGGATAGGGACTATGACTTCATCCTCGCCAAGAGCCCCATCCTGGAGACCCTTGTGGTTTACGCGAGCCAGAAGCATGTGAACCTCCGCATCATCAGCCGCAGCCTGCGGTGTGTGCAGCTGTGCATGTGCATTGTCCATGGCGTCTCCCTGGTGGACGCCCCGAGTCTGGAGCGACTCTTCCTGTGGGACGCGAGAGTGCCGACTCCTCGCGCGATCGATAAGAAAATCTGCACCAGGGTCAAGTTTGGCCATGCGCCCAACCTGTGTTTTGTGGGATACTTGGTGCCTGGAGTACATGTTCTTGAGGTTGGCAACACCATCATCAAG GTTGAGACAAGAGCAAGCCCAAGTACCATCGTCCCAAGCGTCAAGGTATTGGCCTTGTTGGTGCATTTTGAAGTTCGCAATGAAGCCAAAATGATTCCCAGCTTCCTCAAATGCTTTCCCAACATACAGACACTGCATATCAAG TCTGCGAAAAGTGATCAACCAGCTGGTAAGCTCAATCAGAAGTTCTGGCAAGAGCACAGTGGCATCGAATGCGTGCAATCACACATCAGGGAGATGGTTTTCCATGAGTACCGTGGGGAGCATAGCGAGCTTTCCTTCCTGAAGTTCATCCTGGAGAATGCGCAGGTGCTGCGGGATATGGTCATTGTATTTGTCAGAGGTAGTTTATCTTCAGGGGACAATGCAGCAGCCAAACTGATGAAGGATCTATCATCTGTGAAAAAGGCCAGTGAAAACTGTAGACTGGTGATCATGGAGAGCAGTATCTCTATGGGTGGTACTTCTTGGAGCTGCCAAGTAGCATCAAATTTTGATGTCGCGGACCCTTTTTATTACTGCTACTGA